In the genome of Lactuca sativa cultivar Salinas chromosome 3, Lsat_Salinas_v11, whole genome shotgun sequence, the window ACCGCCGTCTATGAACTCGTAGAAATAATTCTTCCTAGGCATCACCACACTGGAATTCCCCCCAAAATGCAATACCATTTGAGGCACAAGTACAGCCTCTTTCCGTTTGGTACCGGGTCCGGGCTGATGCTCATCAACGTAAAAACATGGACTAAGCCCGGTCCGGTCTTCGACACCTCTTGCTCGTTTATAACCCAAACCCGACTTCATCCATTTGCCAAACTGCGACACCACTGAGTTATACAAAATTTCGGGTAACATGCTGTAAGTCGTACCGGAGTCAACCACCATACCACCGTTGCCTTTTCCGTCAATCTTCTTCATATTTTCCGGCGCTGGTAACCGGCGGTTTCCAACGGTTATAGCTTCTAAACCGACGTAGTAATAGTAAGGGTGTTTTGAGTTTTCAAGCATCGGAGTATAGGCGAAGTCGTCGAGTCGTGAAGCACGGACCCGTTTCGCTTTGTTTACACCGAGACCAGAGTCAACCCGGCCTAAAATTAGTGGACTCGGTTGTCGGACTCGGTCTGTGTCAAAAGAGTGAGAGACTAAACAGTAGGAGAATTGAGTGCCGAGATGAGGTGAGAAATTAGCAAGCTGCGCCGGCAAAGAAAGCGCTCCACGGCCAAAACCGGCGACACCAATAGGCTCGCCGAGCGATTCATGAGCGCAGCCGAATGTAAAATTCCGTATCACCAAAGACGTTGGCGCAGACATCGGAATTTCAAGAGTGTCCGTGTAAATCCGTGCTACAAAGCTGCCGTCGCCGTAAGCATAATAGAAAGCCGGGCAAGAAAACTTATTGCATTCCGACATCTCGATCGATTCCAAAGGGCAGCGCGCTGCGGCACAGAGGTCGGAGGTTGGGAGGCCGGAGTGAACAGCAGAGCAAGAACGTGACTGGCACGTGACAGGGGCAGCAGAGGTAGATATATTATACGGTGGCGGCGTGGTTTTGGGGTCGGATTTTCCCTCACACATGATACACGTAAAAGGTTTACAAGGGAGCCAAACGGTGTCGCTTCCAGTATCCATGTAAAGAGTCACGGTTGTCTTCTTAGGAGCAGAGCCCAGAGAGAAAGACATAGTGTAATCACTCCCAGGGGAGAGGGCGACGGAGACTTGTCGGTTGTGGTGGCGAAGGAAACGGGCGGCGGAGCGAGCGGTGGTTGATTTGAGGAGGTGGTGGGTTTGATTAGTGTTGAATCGGGAATTAGAGAGATAGTGGGTGAGTGGAAATAGAAGCAACTTGGAAGATGCTACAGAAATCAATAAAAAGAAGGCAAAGAAGAAGATGGAGAAAACTGAGGAAGCCATTGACCGTTGTCTGGGAGGAAGAAGAAAAGGAGTGGCAGGGGGTTTTAAAGGAAGAAGGTTGTGGACTTGTGGTGGCTGCAAAATCCAAAACGGAGGTCAGTGGAACGTTTGGTTTTGAATGGcattaaataatttataatttaGGAAAGTAATGTACGGCGATTATATCCTTTCGGTCCCTAAAGTATTTTCCGTGATTGTTAGATTATTAAAGTTGTTTTTGTCTACGATTTTATCCTTTCGATCCCTATAGTATTTTCCGTTAGGAGTGAAACGAGCCGAGCCGGGTCCGAGCCTAACCAGGCTCGGTTCGGGTTCGTTTAAGTTATACGAGGCTCGAGCTTGAGCTCGATTCGAACTTTCTTTTACAGAGCTTGGCTCAagctcgtaaagaattatacaagtTCGGCTTGGGCTCGAGCTTGGCTTGTTTGTTGTTTGATGTGCCTAAATAAGTTCAAGCTTGGCTCAAGCTCGTTAAGaaactcgtttactaatacccgaaatccataatttcccaaatatgtttttattttaatataaaaaaaaataataaattatattatataaaagctCGTTTAGGTTCGcaagcctaatcgagcttagtaacataggctcgagctcgagctcgtctAATAAACGAGCTttatattaagctcgagctcagcTCGAGCTCATTTAAAACCAGTTTCGAGTCGAGTTTTTAACGagccgatcccgagtagctcgcaAGTAGCTTGACTCGTTTGCACCTCTATTTTCCGTGCTTGTTAGATCATTAAAGTTGTTTTTGTTGAGTCAATTTAAtcattttggacaaaataaaagGATAACCCGGTTACCCTTTTCCACATAGATGTTGGCCTATAAAGTCAAAAAACGCCCCTCCTTAATTATGTCTTCCAATGAGGCgcaattgaaaacaaaaatgtgaaTCTTTTCTCCATTTTTTTATCGATTACTcccttagggggtgtttggacaaaataaaaaggtgcttattgcttattcccacaataagctaactttgagtgtttggataaaatccaaattattaagctaaataagctaattttaataaaCATCTCTCcccatgcttattgcttattgtttattcccaccacaaataagctataaacaataaactaataagctaatccaaacacccaCTTAAACTTGTCTTCGAATATTTTTTCATTAACGAAATCAATGCGGACACCCAAGAATAGAAGAGAAGAAATCAGGATCTTCATCTTCCCGAAACAAGAACACTCAATTGCTACTCACTTCAACACTAACCGCCTAGAGCAAAACTGCATGTGGCCTTAACTACAAACCAAAACCAACAAATATCATTGACATTGATGCTCAACATAATCGACAACGAATTGGCTGAAGTCGAGTATGTGGAAGAAATATACAATTTCTACTAACTCATGAGGTTTGTATAATGAAAGATTTTATATGTTTGTGATGCAGAATGAAAACAAATTCCATGACTACATGCATTCACAAACAAAAATTAACAACAAGATGAGGGTGATTCTGATGGCTGATTGAGGTTTACATCAAATTCGAGCTAATTAAGGAGACGTCAACGATCAACATTGTTGACCAATTTTTGGCGTCTGAAACTATTGGTATAAGAGAATTACAGTGTGTATGAAAGACGTTGTATGTGTTTCTCACTCGGTTCATCAAAGCCGCCGCAACACCACCAGAGATTAACATGAGTGTTTAATTCTAATTCTGGGATCTTTAACCCTTTGGTTCTGATTATGATTTTGATATTTGGAATGTAATACGAACAGAAGGAGCACATGATGTATTTCTACGTTGAAGTAAGGATGATGCATGCCACTTCACATCAATGATGAATTATGCACATAAattgttcgatgaaatgcctgaaAGAAGTCAATGATGTTTTCCAACAAGATGCCTAATCAACGTGGCTAGGGCTGTTAATCGGGTCAACCCGATCGGGGTTTGGGTTAAACGGGTCGGGTtaatcgttgttgttgttgtttttttttttttttttttttttaatttgacccTAAACCCGACCCTACTAAGGTTCGGGTTAGTCGGGTTTCGGATTAACCGAGTTGGGTTagtcgggttaatcgggtttaaatagaaataaaataatatttgtttattttatcAAATAACTTACAAATATAAGGACCTAAAATGTAACGTTTTAAAAAATAAACTGTTTGTACAtaaaatgaatttaaaaactaaaaaacgTGGGTTCATAAACTTGCTTTAACTTACATATACAAATTTTTTGTTACCTTTTGAACTCTCTGTAACTTATATATAAAGAATTTTTATAAGCTTTTGAACTCTCTGTGAACATAGCATTTATCAAATATgtcatttttttgtattttagtAATTTGTAATTAGTTAGTTACTTACTTTACAAATTGACATGGTAAAAAGTTAAATATGAAATACTTGTTCGAGTTAATAAAGTATGCCTCTTATTCACATGGCATTTATCAAGTATGCCCCTTATTCGGGTTAATCGGGTTAACCCGCAACccgattttttaaaaaaaatcaacccTAAACCTGACCCTAAATGCAATTCGGGTATATCGGGTTGACCCGAATGACCCGATTTAGAATTTTGACCCTATTAAACCCGACCCTAAGTACCTTATTCGGGTTCGGATCGAGTCAGGTTAATCGGGTTTGAGTTTTTTTGACACCCCTAAACGTGGCCCTCATTTCATAAAAAATATTATTGTGTGGCCCTCATttcataaaaaatattattatgggGCATTTCATTAAATTATATGGTCTATTAACCAGGTTACAGGAGGTCCATTAACAGGTCATTAACAGGTTACAGGAGGTCCATTAACAGGTCATTAACAAGTTTATTCCATCAAAGAACATATAAATAACTTAAGGGATTGAATGGGTAAATTTGAAATACTTAGTAGGATTGCTGCGTAATTTTCCAGATAATTTATTTTCCAGATAATTTATTGTAGAACAATTTATTGAAATGGTCTTTGAGGTttgcaaaaatttcatttttggccCTTATCTTTTCTTTTGCATTAAGATCGTCCTTACTTTTGATTTCATTGCATTTTTGGttcattttaaacataaaaagactataatgtattttatatattatttttcccttttaatttattatttatatttaaataaacaagATGTGCCGACCCTTAAACCGTCACCCACcacaacacatataatcatagGTTCATACTCTTTATTGTTTCTCTACCGCCATGTCCATCTTTCTATGCCAGTGGAGTTTCATTAAGAACCACCACTTACGTCGACTTTGTTGCACTGTCGTCACCCACATCCACCTCCCCACCACCTTCTTCTACTTCTCCTTCCCCACAGTCTCCTTCTACTTCTCCTTCCTTTCAATCTTCTTAGCGCCACCTACTCAAGAAACAACCCACGGTCCGCGGGGAAGATCTACCCCATCTTTTCCGCATCTAGTCCGTCGAAAACAGCGACGTAGCCACATAGAGGCAATGGTGGGCCTTGGCCCACCATAAAattttaagtttatatatatatatatatatatatatatatatatatatatatatatatatatatatatatatatatatatttctgttATATAAAATGAACTAAGGTTGTGTTTGACACACCACATTCTAAATTCTAGATTTTATATATCgttcatattttataaattatttggCCCACCCTAAAATAAAATCTTGGCTACGTCACTGGTCGAAAAGCTTTCGTCTTCAGATAATTCATCACGAGCTTAAGACTGCAACTCCAGTCCAAAAATCGAAGCTCAGAGATCTGCTTGTTCAAAACTCCGATTCCATAGCTGCTTGTTCAAAAAACTTGAACTCCATATACACTTGTTAAAAAACGGAGCTTAAAGAGTCACCATAAACCTTGTCATCTCCTTCTGTTAGAAACTTCATTGTCTGCTTCTCCAGATTTGAGTTATTTTCTAGTTCTACTTCTTCTTTCATTTGGGGCATATAGCAGCTCCAATGTATGGTTTGTTTTGTGGGTTTTGTTAAAGAAAGAAAGGGCGTGCATGCATTTTTTTGGTTGTACCGGAGAGAGAGCGTGTAGTCCAAACTGAAGATATAGACGGGATTTGCAGGTATGCCCAAAACCTACAGGTGTGCTCGACAGTAATGGGTGGTGTTGTCGAAAATGGTGATGGTTGACGACCGTAGTGGTTGTGGCGATCAATGGCTAGTAGTTGTGTTCAATTGTAATGGTTGTTGCAGGAGGTAGACGGTAGActgggtggtggttggtgatcGCGGTGGTTAGTGGCTGGTAGTTTTCAGATG includes:
- the LOC111892879 gene encoding probable aspartyl protease At4g16563, which gives rise to MASSVFSIFFFAFFLLISVASSKLLLFPLTHYLSNSRFNTNQTHHLLKSTTARSAARFLRHHNRQVSVALSPGSDYTMSFSLGSAPKKTTVTLYMDTGSDTVWLPCKPFTCIMCEGKSDPKTTPPPYNISTSAAPVTCQSRSCSAVHSGLPTSDLCAAARCPLESIEMSECNKFSCPAFYYAYGDGSFVARIYTDTLEIPMSAPTSLVIRNFTFGCAHESLGEPIGVAGFGRGALSLPAQLANFSPHLGTQFSYCLVSHSFDTDRVRQPSPLILGRVDSGLGVNKAKRVRASRLDDFAYTPMLENSKHPYYYYVGLEAITVGNRRLPAPENMKKIDGKGNGGMVVDSGTTYSMLPEILYNSVVSQFGKWMKSGLGYKRARGVEDRTGLSPCFYVDEHQPGPGTKRKEAVLVPQMVLHFGGNSSVVMPRKNYFYEFIDGGDGKGKVKRKVGCMTLMNGGYFPDSGGPAGLLGNYQQQGLEVVYDLLKKRVGFARRKCASLWDTLR